From the genome of Alosa sapidissima isolate fAloSap1 chromosome 14, fAloSap1.pri, whole genome shotgun sequence, one region includes:
- the si:ch73-103b9.2 gene encoding uncharacterized protein C16orf46 has product MESFRGFESACEYGDNNGCMSMDTYMEEHQLSDRDLVNTLLDVSEEYLSNDQDTDGFRNHNGWEEAVHGWGRGPSLQMQRRSKRPKTWDADSHCLLCVDTKVVEPHVSETARHSPELCSRSSPKNSKKTIPPNIELLKARPSSTCSVSSAYKNTLDLLPKQAVSAKKFSGMSGLLINRTAATCVGLSHHQEDQCLMLKDQHAGNATLVNCNAVLPPLKTFLDGNTSCPNHLESGEVSFGADIQDTAEIWRRGASATATAGGSRGVDGCGEMRTEAHLDSRSAEDGLHSSDASKYWTCENSHSLLTAFSIPITKRSDQSFPTMNDAMPRVTYRLARYPRQEDLARSPARNNSGKLYFGYKTKNIRRAEPKLPMLFGTRVAIPASIHRL; this is encoded by the exons ATGGAGTCTTTCAGAGGATTTGAATCAGCCTGCGAGTATGGTGATAATAATGGCTGCATGAGTATGGACACATATATGGAAGAACATCAGTTATCGGACAGGGACCTCGTTAACACACTTTTGGATGTGAGTGAAGAATATTTATCAAACGACCAGGACACTGATGGATTTAGAAATCACAATGGCTGGGAAGAAGCT GTCCATGGGTGGGGTAGGGGCCCCTCTCTCCAAATGCAAAGGAGAAGCAAGAGACCAAAGACCTGGGATGCAGACTCTCACTGCCTTCTCTGTGTTGACACAAAGGTAGTGGAACCCCATGTATCAGAGACTGCAAGACATTCTCCTGAACTTTGCAGCAGGTCATCTCCAAAAAACTCAAAAAAGACAATCCCACCCAACATAGAATTATTAAAGGCACGCCCAAGCAGCACGTGCTCCGTCAGCTCTGCCTATAAAAATACACTAGATCTCCTGCCAAAACAAGCTGTCTCGGCAAAAAAGTTCTCAGGCATGAGTGGCCTGCTCATCAACCGCACAGCTGCTACTTGTGTAGGCCTCTCCCACCATCAGGAGGATCAGTGTCTTATGCTGAAAGACCAGCATGCTGGAAATGCCACTCTGGTCAACTGCAATGCTGTACTGCCTCCTCTCAAAACTTTCTTGGATGGAAACACGAGTTGCCCAAATCACCTAGAAAGTGGTGAGGTCAGCTTTGGAGCCGACATACAGGACACGGCTGAAATTTGGCGGAGAGGTGCCTCAGCGACTGCCACTGCTGGGGGCAGCAGAGGTGTCGATGGCTGTGGGGAAATGAGAACAGAAGCTCACCTGGACTCCAGGTCTGCTGAGGATGGTTTACACAGCTCCGATGCCTCCAAGTACTGGACGTGTGAGAATAGTCACAGCCTGCTGACGGCTTTCAGCATTCCCATCACCAAAAGGTCTGATCAGTCCTTCCCCACCATGAACGATGCAATGCCTCGAGTCACGTACCGCCTGGCGAGGTACCCTAGACAGGAGGACCTGGCCAGATCACCTGCGAGGAATAATAGTGGTAAACTCTACTTTGGTTACAAGACCAAGAACATCAGGCGGGCCGAGCCTAAACTGCCAATGCTGTTTGGCACAAGGGTTGCCATCCCTGCCTCCATTCACCGTCTCTGA
- the LOC121682321 gene encoding protein phosphatase 1 regulatory subunit 3D, producing MEAEALHSVVVMLPPKNCIPRNYSCIAGLFGSLAAVNQVKEEGDEDLNGNCEPLEFQVVEERPRGRESFLKPPQSPTLRRRCKSLPTPTERAKLEICRTRSPSCQKKVRFADSLGLELTSVRHFDDTDVPEIPERILAKFRCQTPLFLKRFDKFPSVPTQTVLMEMEFTNPGTLPDFIEKVKELKVLLECVRGDDFSLSGFIRVLNIAFEKSVAVRYTLNNWMTCMDSLASYVPQSNDGVTDRFSFKMVVPTFLESGGTLQFAIKYTVGGEEYWDNNYGNNYKVKRHKFKISPPREWEDGWIHFI from the coding sequence ATGGAAGCTGAAGCATTGCACTCTGTCGTGGTCATGCTGCCTCCAAAGAACTGCATCCCGAGAAACTACAGTTGTATTGCTGGGCTTTTCGGGAGCTTGGCAGCTGTGAATCAAGTGAAAGAAGAGGGAGATGAGGACCTAAATGGAAACTGCGAGCCATTGGAATTCCAGGTGGTGGAAGAAAGACCCAGGGGTAGAGAAAGCTTTCTCAAACCGCCACAGAGTCCAACACTGCGCCGCAGGTGCAAGTCTTTGCCGACCCCAACCGAGAGAGCCAAGCTTGAGATTTGTCGGACCAGAAGCCCATCATGTCAGAAGAAGGTTCGCTTTGCAGACTCTTTGGGCTTGGAGCTTACTTCGGTCAGGCACTTTGACGACACTGATGTGCCGGAGATTCCAGAACGCATCTTGGCCAAATTCAGGTGTCAGACTCCCCTTTTTCTCAAAAGATTTGACAAGTTTCCTTCTGTGCCTACCCAAACTGTTTTGATGGAAATGGAGTTCACAAATCCAGGCACTCTCCCCGACTTtatagagaaagtgaaagagttAAAAGTGTTGTTGGAATGTGTTCGGGGTGACGATTTCAGCCTCTCTGGGTTTATAAGGGTCCTAAACATTGCATTCGAAAAGAGCGTTGCTGTAAGGTATACTCTCAACAACTGGATGACATGTATGGATAGTCTGGCATCCTATGTTCCACAATCGAATGATGGAGTTACTGACAGGTTCTCATTTAAAATGGTTGTCCCTACCTTTTTGGAGAGCGGCGGTACGTTGCAATTTGCAATAAAGTACACGGTCGGTGGAGAGGAATACTGGGACAACAATTATGGGAATAACTACAAGGTGAAACGCCACAAGTTTAAAATTTCGCCGCCACGGGAATGGGAGGATGGCTGGATTCATTTTATTTAA